Proteins co-encoded in one Pseudarthrobacter chlorophenolicus A6 genomic window:
- the atpD gene encoding F0F1 ATP synthase subunit beta, whose protein sequence is MTATATEHVAATSGATGRIARVIGPVVDVEFPADAIPSIYNALTTEITLNGETKTITFETSQHLGDNLVRAISLQATDGLVRGTSVVDSGAPISVPVGDGVKGHIFNVLGQPLDVTESELDISERWPIHRKAPAFASLEGSTEMLETGIKVIDLLTPYIKGGKIGLFGGAGVGKTVLIQEMITRVARNFGGTSVFAGVGERTREGNDLWVEMEEAGVLKDTALVFGQMDEPPGTRLRVALSALTMAEYFRDVQNQDVLLFIDNIFRFTQAGSEVSTLLGRMPSAVGYQPNLADEMGLLQERITSTKGHSITSMQAIYVPADDYTDPAPATTFAHLDATTELSREIASRGLYPAVDPLTSTSRILDPQYIGKDHYNTAVRVKQILQKNKELQDIIAILGVDELSEEDKIVVSRARRIQQFLSQNTYTAKQFTGVEGSTVSIKDTVEGFTAICDGELDHIAEQAFFNVGGLDDVERQWAKIQEQTK, encoded by the coding sequence ATGACTGCCACTGCTACCGAACACGTAGCCGCAACGTCCGGTGCCACCGGCCGTATTGCGCGCGTAATCGGCCCGGTTGTCGACGTCGAATTCCCGGCTGACGCAATCCCGTCGATCTATAACGCCCTCACCACCGAGATTACTCTCAACGGTGAGACCAAGACCATCACGTTCGAGACCTCCCAGCACCTGGGTGACAACCTCGTCCGCGCCATCTCCCTGCAGGCTACTGACGGACTGGTCCGCGGCACCTCAGTGGTGGACTCCGGTGCCCCCATCTCCGTCCCCGTGGGCGACGGCGTCAAGGGCCACATCTTCAACGTGCTGGGCCAGCCCCTGGACGTTACCGAGTCGGAACTGGACATCAGCGAACGCTGGCCGATCCACCGCAAGGCACCGGCCTTCGCTTCGCTCGAAGGCTCCACGGAGATGCTGGAAACCGGCATCAAGGTCATCGACCTTCTCACCCCGTACATCAAGGGTGGAAAGATCGGCCTGTTCGGCGGCGCCGGCGTGGGCAAGACCGTTCTGATCCAGGAAATGATCACCCGTGTTGCCCGCAACTTCGGTGGTACTTCCGTGTTCGCCGGTGTTGGCGAGCGTACCCGTGAGGGCAACGACCTCTGGGTTGAAATGGAAGAGGCAGGCGTCCTCAAGGACACCGCCCTTGTATTCGGCCAGATGGATGAGCCGCCGGGAACGCGCCTTCGCGTTGCACTGTCCGCGCTGACCATGGCGGAGTACTTCCGCGATGTCCAGAACCAGGACGTGCTGCTGTTCATCGACAACATCTTCCGCTTCACGCAGGCAGGTTCCGAGGTTTCCACCCTGCTCGGCCGCATGCCGTCCGCCGTGGGCTACCAGCCCAACCTGGCTGACGAAATGGGTCTCCTGCAGGAACGCATCACCTCCACCAAGGGTCACTCCATCACCTCGATGCAGGCCATCTACGTTCCCGCGGATGACTACACCGACCCGGCCCCGGCCACCACGTTCGCCCACCTGGACGCCACCACGGAACTTTCCCGTGAGATCGCGTCCCGCGGCCTGTACCCGGCTGTGGATCCGCTGACCTCCACGTCACGAATCCTGGACCCGCAGTACATCGGCAAGGACCACTACAACACGGCTGTCCGTGTGAAGCAGATCCTGCAGAAGAACAAGGAACTCCAGGACATCATCGCCATCCTCGGCGTTGACGAACTGTCGGAAGAGGACAAGATCGTCGTGTCGCGTGCACGCCGCATCCAGCAGTTCCTCTCGCAGAACACCTACACCGCCAAGCAGTTCACCGGCGTCGAAGGCTCCACGGTTTCCATCAAGGACACCGTCGAAGGCTTCACCGCCATCTGCGACGGCGAGCTCGACCACATTGCGGAGCAGGCGTTCTTCAACGTCGGCGGCCTCGATGACGTTGAGCGCCAGTGGGCCAAGATCCAGGAACAGACCAAGTAA
- a CDS encoding F0F1 ATP synthase subunit gamma, with product MGAQIRVYRQKISSTTSMRKIFKAMELIATSRIGKARARVAASLPYANAITRAVSAVASQSEIDHPLTTEPEQIRRAAVLVITSDRGLAGSYSASVLKQAEGLNELLHAEGKEVKTYLVGRKSQAYFDFRNREYARVWTGGTDAPEFGTAREIGAALLADFAADFEDGGVDEIHVVYTRFKSMVTQEPTVIRLLPLEVVEEEAASESDLLPLYEFEPETEQVLDALLPRYIESRLFAAMLQAAASELAARQRAMKSAGDNATDLIKKYTRLRNTARQAEITQELSEIVAGADALAS from the coding sequence ATGGGAGCCCAGATCCGGGTCTACCGCCAGAAGATCAGCTCGACCACGTCGATGCGCAAGATCTTCAAGGCGATGGAACTGATCGCTACCTCGCGCATCGGGAAGGCCCGTGCGCGCGTAGCAGCTTCACTGCCTTACGCGAACGCGATCACGCGCGCCGTTTCTGCTGTCGCCAGCCAGAGCGAAATCGACCACCCGCTGACCACTGAGCCCGAGCAGATCCGCCGTGCCGCCGTCCTGGTAATCACCTCGGACCGCGGCCTGGCAGGTTCGTACTCGGCCAGCGTCCTCAAGCAGGCGGAAGGTCTCAACGAGCTGCTCCACGCCGAAGGCAAGGAAGTCAAGACCTACCTCGTGGGACGTAAGTCCCAGGCTTACTTCGACTTCCGGAACCGCGAATATGCGCGGGTCTGGACCGGAGGAACCGACGCACCCGAGTTCGGCACCGCGCGTGAAATCGGCGCTGCACTGCTGGCCGACTTTGCCGCGGACTTCGAAGACGGCGGCGTGGACGAAATCCATGTTGTCTACACGCGCTTCAAGTCCATGGTCACCCAGGAGCCCACGGTCATCCGCCTGCTGCCGCTTGAGGTAGTGGAAGAGGAAGCCGCCTCCGAGTCGGACCTGCTGCCGCTGTACGAGTTCGAGCCGGAGACCGAACAGGTCCTCGACGCGCTGCTGCCCCGCTACATCGAGTCACGCCTGTTCGCAGCAATGCTGCAGGCCGCCGCATCCGAACTGGCTGCCCGCCAGCGCGCGATGAAGTCGGCAGGGGACAACGCCACCGACCTGATCAAGAAGTACACGCGTCTGCGGAACACGGCCCGCCAGGCCGAGATCACGCAGGAGCTTTCCGAGATTGTTGCCGGCGCCGACGCTCTCGCGTCCTAG
- the atpA gene encoding F0F1 ATP synthase subunit alpha, translating to MAELTINADDVRNALNEFAASYEPGNAERVEVGRVTTASDGIARVEGLPSVMANELLRFEDGTLGLAQNLDVREIGVIILGDFTGIEEGQEVHRTGQVLSVPVGDAFLGRVVDPLGVPIDDLGEIKAETTRALELQAPGVTQRKSVHEPMQTGLKAIDAMIPIGRGQRQLIIGDRQTGKSAIAIDTIINQKANWASGDVTKQVRCIYVAIGQKASTIAAVRQTLEENGALEYTTIVASPASDPAGFKYLAPYAGSAIGQHWMYGGKHVLIVFDDLSKQAEAYRAVSLLLRRPPGREAYPGDVFYLHSRLLERCAKLSDELGAGSMTGLPLIETKANDVSAYIPTNVISITDGQIFLQSDLFNANQRPAVDVGVSVSRVGGAAQVKSMKKVSGTLKLELAQYRDMQAFAMFASDLDAASRQQLTRGARLMELLKQGQYSPFPVEDQVVSIWAGTNGHLDDVPVEDVNRFETEFLEHLKHKSSILTTLAQTNVMDDDTAAALKSSIIDFKKGFFGEGDNHLVGAGHEAHDAISEGEVDQEKIVKQKR from the coding sequence ATGGCCGAATTGACCATCAACGCCGACGACGTCCGTAATGCGCTGAACGAGTTCGCGGCGTCCTACGAACCCGGAAACGCAGAACGCGTAGAGGTCGGCCGCGTAACCACCGCTAGTGACGGCATCGCCCGTGTTGAGGGCCTTCCCTCGGTCATGGCGAACGAGCTGCTGCGCTTCGAGGACGGCACCCTGGGCCTCGCCCAGAACCTTGACGTCCGCGAAATCGGCGTCATCATCCTCGGCGACTTCACCGGCATCGAAGAAGGCCAGGAAGTCCACCGCACCGGACAGGTTCTGTCCGTGCCCGTGGGCGACGCCTTCCTCGGCCGCGTTGTCGACCCGCTGGGCGTGCCCATCGACGACCTCGGCGAAATCAAGGCCGAGACCACCCGTGCCCTGGAGCTCCAGGCTCCCGGCGTGACGCAGCGCAAGTCGGTGCACGAGCCGATGCAGACCGGTCTCAAGGCAATCGACGCCATGATCCCGATCGGCCGCGGCCAGCGTCAGCTGATCATTGGCGACCGCCAGACCGGCAAGTCGGCCATCGCGATCGACACCATCATCAACCAGAAGGCCAACTGGGCTTCCGGCGATGTGACCAAGCAGGTCCGCTGCATCTACGTGGCGATCGGCCAGAAGGCATCCACCATTGCCGCTGTCCGCCAGACCCTCGAGGAAAACGGCGCGCTCGAGTACACCACCATCGTGGCGTCTCCCGCATCCGACCCCGCCGGCTTCAAGTACCTGGCTCCGTACGCCGGTTCCGCGATCGGCCAGCACTGGATGTACGGCGGCAAGCACGTCCTCATCGTGTTTGATGATCTGTCCAAGCAGGCCGAAGCCTACCGCGCAGTATCCCTGCTGCTCCGCCGCCCGCCGGGACGCGAAGCGTACCCGGGTGACGTCTTCTACTTGCACTCCCGTCTCCTGGAGCGTTGTGCAAAGCTCTCCGACGAGCTCGGTGCCGGCTCCATGACGGGCCTGCCGCTGATCGAGACCAAGGCGAACGACGTGTCCGCCTACATCCCGACCAACGTCATCTCCATCACCGACGGCCAGATCTTCCTGCAGTCGGACCTGTTCAACGCCAACCAGCGTCCCGCAGTCGACGTGGGCGTTTCGGTGTCCCGCGTTGGCGGTGCAGCGCAGGTGAAGTCCATGAAGAAGGTTTCCGGCACGTTGAAGCTGGAACTCGCCCAGTACCGCGACATGCAGGCTTTCGCCATGTTCGCCTCGGACCTGGACGCCGCTTCACGCCAGCAGCTCACCCGTGGAGCCCGCCTGATGGAACTGCTCAAGCAGGGGCAGTACTCGCCGTTCCCGGTTGAGGACCAGGTTGTCTCCATCTGGGCAGGCACCAACGGCCACCTGGATGACGTTCCGGTTGAAGATGTGAACCGGTTCGAAACCGAGTTCCTGGAGCACCTCAAGCACAAGTCCTCCATCCTCACCACGCTGGCGCAGACCAACGTGATGGACGATGACACCGCAGCAGCTCTGAAGTCCTCCATCATCGACTTCAAGAAGGGTTTCTTCGGCGAAGGCGACAACCACTTGGTGGGCGCAGGACACGAGGCACATGACGCCATCTCCGAGGGCGAAGTCGACCAGGAAAAGATCGTCAAGCAGAAGCGCTAG
- a CDS encoding F0F1 ATP synthase subunit delta, with protein sequence MAGVSSESLATALAALEAKLPTASLQLAKELFGILGMVDSSAGLRRALTDPSRNGDEKSALVRQLVGGKVSADAAEVAGGLAGSRWASARDIGDALETLAATVVISVAENKSAVSASGITGLEELENDLFSFNQAVASSHEVQRALSEPQASGAAKAALAEKLVPGVSEEAKVLITQAVTQPRGIKATRLVERFAELAAKRQQRWIATVSVTRPLTSTQLSRLQAGLNALYGRELKVNINVDPALIGGIRVQVGDEVLDASVISRLGELQRQLAG encoded by the coding sequence ATGGCAGGCGTATCGAGCGAATCGCTGGCAACAGCACTGGCCGCGCTGGAAGCCAAGCTTCCTACCGCGTCGCTGCAGCTGGCAAAGGAACTCTTCGGAATTCTGGGAATGGTGGACAGCTCGGCTGGCTTGCGCCGCGCCCTGACTGACCCGTCCCGTAACGGTGACGAAAAGTCGGCGCTGGTCAGGCAGCTGGTTGGCGGAAAAGTCTCCGCTGATGCTGCAGAGGTCGCGGGCGGATTGGCCGGTTCACGCTGGGCATCTGCGCGGGACATCGGCGATGCACTCGAGACTCTTGCCGCAACGGTGGTCATTTCCGTTGCTGAAAACAAGTCGGCCGTTTCTGCCTCCGGCATCACTGGCCTGGAAGAACTGGAGAACGACCTGTTCTCCTTCAACCAGGCCGTGGCGTCCAGCCACGAGGTACAACGTGCTCTGTCCGAACCACAGGCCAGCGGGGCAGCCAAGGCTGCCCTTGCCGAAAAGCTGGTGCCCGGCGTCAGTGAGGAAGCAAAAGTCCTCATTACCCAGGCAGTCACCCAGCCCCGCGGCATCAAGGCGACGCGCCTGGTGGAACGGTTCGCCGAGCTGGCGGCCAAGCGGCAGCAGCGCTGGATTGCAACGGTCAGCGTGACCCGTCCCCTGACGTCGACGCAGCTGTCCCGCCTCCAGGCGGGCCTGAACGCGCTCTACGGACGGGAACTCAAGGTCAACATCAACGTTGATCCGGCACTCATTGGCGGCATCCGCGTCCAGGTGGGTGACGAAGTGCTCGACGCTTCGGTCATCAGCCGCCTGGGCGAGCTGCAACGCCAGCTGGCCGGCTAG
- a CDS encoding F0F1 ATP synthase subunit B, with translation MNQLIISAATEGEKVNPLVPNLWEMGVVLVGFAILMFIVVKFVVPMFEKTFAERAEAIEGGIAKAEKAQAEASAALEEYKQQLTDARTEANRIREEARAEGAQILADLKEKAAAESARITAQAHAQIESERQAAVVSLRSEVGTLATTLAGRIVGESLNDDDRSARVVDRFLADLETQSAGAAK, from the coding sequence ATGAATCAGCTGATCATCTCAGCCGCCACTGAAGGCGAAAAGGTTAACCCCCTCGTTCCCAACCTTTGGGAAATGGGCGTTGTCCTGGTTGGCTTCGCGATTCTCATGTTCATCGTGGTCAAGTTTGTTGTCCCGATGTTCGAGAAGACCTTTGCCGAGCGAGCCGAAGCCATCGAAGGTGGCATTGCCAAGGCTGAAAAGGCCCAGGCTGAGGCGTCTGCTGCACTCGAAGAGTACAAGCAGCAGCTGACCGACGCCCGCACCGAAGCAAACCGCATCCGTGAGGAAGCACGCGCCGAAGGTGCGCAGATCCTCGCGGACCTCAAGGAGAAGGCTGCTGCCGAGTCTGCCCGCATCACTGCGCAGGCACACGCACAGATCGAATCCGAGCGCCAGGCGGCCGTTGTGTCCCTGCGCTCCGAGGTTGGCACCCTGGCCACCACCCTTGCCGGCCGCATCGTGGGCGAATCGCTCAACGACGACGACCGCTCAGCACGGGTCGTGGACCGGTTCCTGGCAGATCTGGAGACCCAGAGCGCAGGTGCAGCTAAGTAA